A part of Setaria viridis chromosome 8, Setaria_viridis_v4.0, whole genome shotgun sequence genomic DNA contains:
- the LOC117833829 gene encoding omega-hydroxypalmitate O-feruloyl transferase, giving the protein MVVEMKENGVAAAADAGEKVAQPQLNVKRGEPTLVPPAAPTPTGEQYYLSNLDQNIAVIVQTVYCYKPSPPGDGKDKDDVATALRDALARVLVHYHPLAGRLGISPEMKLTVELTAEGVVFVEGDADCDLAVVGDLTKPDPAALGQLVYSVPGAKHILEMPPMTAQVTRFSCGGFALGLAMNHCMFDGIGAMEFVNSWAETARGAAELTVPPFLDRSLLKARDPPAHTFPHHEFAEIPDVSDTAALYGSQELLYRSFCFDPDRLERVRALALAGGDLARCTTFEALSGLVWRARTRALGLAPEQRTKLLFAVDGRRRFVPPLPRGYFGNGIVLTNAIATAGELLSAPVSRAAALVQDAVRMVTDEYMRSAVDYFEATRARPSLASTLLITTWSRLEFHGADFGWGEPVMSGPVTLPEKEVILFLAHGKERKSINVLLGLPATAMDAFQELMDEI; this is encoded by the exons ATG GTTGTTGAGATGAAGGAgaacggcgtggcggcggcggcggacgcgggcgAGAAGGTGGCGCAGCCGCAGCTGAACGTGAAGCGCGGCGAGCCGACGCtggtgccgccggcggcgccgacgccgactgGGGAGCAGTACTACCTCTCGAATCTGGACCAGAACATCGCCGTGATCGTGCAGACGGTGTACTGCTACAAGCCCTCACCCCCCGGCGATGGCAAGGACAAGGACGACGTGGCGACGGCGCTCCGCGACGCGCTGGCGCGCGTGCTGGTGCACTACCACCCGCTGGCGGGGCGGCTGGGGATCAGCCCGGAGATGAAGCTGACGGTGGAGCTCACCGCCGAGGGCGTCGTCTTCGTGGAGGGCGACGCCGACTGcgacctcgccgtcgtcggcgaccTCACCAAGCCCGACCCCGCCGCGCTCGGCCAGCTCGTCTACTCCGTCCCCGGCGCCAAGCACATCCTCGAGATGCCCCCCATGACCGCGCAG GTGACGAGGTTCAGCTGCGGCGGCTTCGCGCTGGGCCTGGCGATGAACCACTGCATGTTCGACGGCATCGGCGCCATGGAGTTCGTCAACTCGTGGGCCgagacggcgcgcggcgccgccgagctcACCGTGCCGCCGTTCCTCGACCGCTCCCTCCTGAAGGCGCGCGACCCGCCGGCGCACACCTTCCCGCACCACGAGTTCGCCGAGATCCCCGACGTCTCCGACACGGCGGCGCTCTACGGCTCCCAGGAGCTCCTCTACCGCTCCTTCTGCTTCGACCCGGACCGCCTCGAGCGCGTCCGTGCGCtggcgctcgccggcggcgacctggCCCGCTGCACCACCTTCGAGGCGCTCTCGGGCCTCGTGTGGCGCGCGCGCACCAGGGCCCTGGGCCTGGCCCCCGAGCAGCGCACCAAGCTGCTCTTCGCCGTCGACGGGCGGCGCCGCTTCGTGCCACCGCTGCCCCGTGGCTACTTCGGGAACGGCATCGTGCTGACGAACGCgatcgccaccgccggcgagctgctgtcGGCGCCGGtgtcgcgcgcggcggcgctggtgcagGACGCGGTCCGGATGGTCACCGACGAGTACATGCGGTCGGCGGTGGACTACTTCGAGGCGACGAGGGCGCGGCCGTCGCTGGCGTCGACGCTGCTCATCACCACGTGGTCCAGGCTCGAGTTCCACGGCGCCGATTTCGGGTGGGGCGAGCCCGTCATGTCGGGCCCCGTCACGCTGCCGGAGAAGGaggtcatcctcttcctcgcccaCGGCAAGGAGAGGAAGAGCATCAACGTCCTGCTCGGCCTGCCGGCCACCGCCATGGACGCCTTCCAAGAGCTCATGGACGAGATATGA